The Acinetobacter sp. GSS19 genome includes a region encoding these proteins:
- a CDS encoding GTPase, with protein MMNSAISDTFQTPTALIRDHLSFSGTSVKEVQDWISSLSILQLGDSSKLLFNALIEISELKCAETLRFDLIQVLHHSIENVLLSLEKHFSNHALISSDRNEHIIELAMLLRSYFAKIYQDITLRSHDQLQHQKFSLFAFSQKKNLQTARSLATFYSLRQFAGLLYQQQMLYSSALPGQWQAAHRLYNLALEHDYYNTSLSQIKESAHGLQNIAQAYAQLILLDIFNTHQIRPSEINALYECTFDWARLIQLSTRENNTSKYLVDTRTDERPVFNKKQSDDFQANLFISTQSLLEHINNTLGKNPEYLSKNEKLFLSPALKHHVQTILDNDHIERQHERYEYSAQLQLCFSLMTAHFYMSKAKNFYETLEISTRFDRLNESRMLAGWTDASTSGTAHTKLLDREAKQIYQADVIDISANGYRIKWTGETPKNLRTGEFILVQENNQGKWRSAVIRWIKQAADKSLELGIEILAQEIYPCAVHIKPERHLDNYHPALILQNEQDGLVKTSLVLPGSQMFKDQQTIYLRLGKEEIKIYLLKTLAITQSFVQFEFELLNDQQQSIVDQFIHQKADELKDHDLWESLK; from the coding sequence ATGATGAATAGTGCGATTTCGGATACTTTTCAGACACCTACCGCTTTAATACGCGACCATTTAAGTTTTTCCGGTACCTCCGTGAAAGAAGTACAGGACTGGATTTCTTCGTTGTCTATTCTTCAATTGGGTGACTCATCTAAATTGCTGTTTAATGCCCTGATCGAAATCTCTGAACTCAAATGTGCGGAAACCTTGCGTTTTGACCTGATCCAGGTCTTGCACCATAGTATTGAAAATGTGCTATTAAGTTTGGAAAAACATTTTTCCAATCATGCCTTGATCAGTTCAGACCGGAATGAACATATTATTGAATTGGCGATGTTGCTGCGCAGTTATTTCGCCAAGATCTATCAGGACATTACCCTGCGCAGTCACGATCAGTTACAACATCAGAAATTTTCCCTGTTTGCCTTTAGCCAAAAGAAAAATTTACAGACTGCACGCTCCCTGGCAACTTTTTATAGTTTGCGCCAGTTTGCAGGCCTACTCTATCAACAGCAAATGTTGTATAGCAGTGCCTTACCAGGTCAATGGCAAGCTGCCCATCGACTCTATAATCTGGCATTGGAGCATGACTATTACAACACCAGCCTCAGTCAAATTAAAGAAAGTGCACATGGCCTACAGAATATTGCTCAAGCCTATGCTCAATTAATCCTATTGGATATCTTCAACACGCACCAAATCCGTCCGTCAGAAATTAATGCCTTGTACGAATGTACTTTTGATTGGGCCCGTCTGATTCAACTTTCAACACGAGAAAATAATACGAGTAAATATCTGGTCGATACACGTACAGATGAACGACCGGTATTCAATAAAAAGCAAAGCGATGATTTTCAGGCCAATCTATTCATCAGCACACAAAGTCTACTCGAGCATATCAATAACACCTTAGGTAAAAATCCAGAGTACCTTTCAAAGAATGAAAAACTGTTCCTGAGCCCTGCATTAAAACACCATGTGCAAACTATTCTCGATAATGATCACATCGAACGTCAGCATGAGCGTTATGAATATTCAGCACAGTTACAGTTATGTTTTAGCTTGATGACTGCACATTTTTACATGTCAAAAGCGAAAAATTTTTACGAAACGCTAGAAATCAGCACACGCTTTGACAGGTTGAATGAATCACGAATGCTGGCAGGTTGGACAGATGCGAGCACTTCAGGCACGGCACACACCAAGTTACTCGATCGAGAAGCAAAACAGATTTATCAGGCTGACGTGATTGATATTAGTGCCAATGGTTACCGCATTAAATGGACCGGTGAAACGCCAAAAAATCTTCGTACCGGTGAATTCATTCTGGTTCAGGAAAATAACCAAGGAAAATGGCGCTCTGCGGTCATTCGCTGGATTAAACAAGCGGCTGATAAAAGTTTAGAGCTTGGCATAGAAATTCTGGCGCAAGAGATTTATCCTTGTGCAGTGCATATCAAGCCAGAACGACATCTAGATAACTACCATCCCGCGCTGATCTTACAAAATGAACAAGATGGCCTAGTGAAAACCAGTCTGGTTCTGCCGGGTTCACAAATGTTTAAAGATCAACAAACCATTTATTTACGTCTCGGCAAAGAAGAAATCAAAATCTATCTACTGAAGACACTGGCAATCACACAAAGTTTTGTCCAATTTGAATTTGAATTATTAAATGATCAGCAGCAATCTATTGTAGATCAGTTTATCCACCAGAAGGCCGATGAATTGAAAGATCATGATTTATGGGAATCATTAAAATGA